One segment of Enterobacter ludwigii DNA contains the following:
- a CDS encoding sugar ABC transporter permease yields MAKSQSIKREKWVRLSLSWLVIVLVSVIIIYPLVWTVGASLNAGNSLLSSSVIPQNLSFQHYADLFNGQVNYMTWYWNSMKISFLTMVLTLISVSFTAYAFSRFRFKGRQNGLMLFLLLQMIPQFSALIAIFVLSQLLGLINSHLALVLIYVGGMIPMNTYLMKGYLDAIPKDLDESARMDGASNFRIFIEIIMPLSKPIVAVVALFSFTGPLGDFILSSTILRTPDKYTLPIGLYNLVAQKMGASYTTYAAGAVLIAVPVAILYLALQKYFVSGLTSGSTKG; encoded by the coding sequence ATGGCTAAATCACAAAGTATTAAACGTGAGAAATGGGTCCGCCTTTCACTCTCCTGGCTGGTTATTGTGCTGGTGTCGGTCATCATCATTTACCCGTTGGTGTGGACGGTGGGCGCCTCACTCAACGCGGGCAACAGCCTGTTAAGCTCCTCTGTTATTCCGCAGAACCTGTCGTTCCAGCATTACGCCGACCTGTTTAATGGTCAGGTGAACTACATGACGTGGTACTGGAACTCGATGAAAATCAGCTTCCTGACCATGGTGTTGACCTTAATCAGCGTTAGCTTTACCGCCTATGCCTTCTCGCGTTTTCGCTTTAAGGGGCGGCAGAACGGACTGATGCTCTTCCTGCTGCTGCAGATGATCCCGCAGTTCTCGGCGCTGATTGCCATCTTCGTGCTCTCGCAGCTGTTGGGCTTAATCAACAGCCATCTGGCGCTGGTGCTGATTTACGTTGGCGGCATGATCCCAATGAATACCTATCTGATGAAGGGCTACCTGGACGCCATTCCTAAGGATCTGGACGAGTCCGCGCGCATGGACGGAGCCAGTAACTTCCGCATCTTCATCGAGATCATCATGCCGCTTTCCAAACCCATTGTGGCGGTGGTGGCGCTGTTCTCCTTCACCGGGCCGCTGGGGGATTTCATTCTCTCCAGCACCATATTGCGCACCCCGGACAAATACACCTTACCCATCGGGCTTTATAACCTGGTGGCGCAAAAAATGGGTGCCAGTTACACCACCTACGCGGCAGGCGCGGTGCTGATTGCGGTGCCGGTCGCGATCCTTTATCTGGCCTTACAAAAATACTTCGTTTCCGGTCTGACCTCCGGGAGTACTAAAGGATAA
- a CDS encoding ABC transporter ATP-binding protein, with amino-acid sequence MSNIQLRNVTKRFGDTVTLHNVNLEIEDGEFAVFVGPSGCGKSTMLRMIAGLEDISEGEVLIGDEVMNDVAPSHRGVAMVFQSYALYPHMTVAENMGYGLKVNKVPKDQIRHQVEMVAKTLQLSHLLDRKPKQLSGGQRQRVAIGRAIVRNPRVFMFDEPLSNLDAELRVEMRLHLARLHQELKTTMVYVTHDQIEAMTLADKIVVMNYGKVEQMGAPMELYYKPANKFVAGFIGSPKMNFLPATVEAWQPGELTVRLSQQKTLTLALTTTPLNAGSPVTLGIRPEHLTTDLRHGTRLTFNCEVVERLGNNTYLFGQCYGHDNVKILLPGDVKFAPWQQIDVAFDDRHCMVFDEQDVRVSADIDEAVRSVA; translated from the coding sequence ATGTCGAACATACAATTGAGGAATGTCACCAAACGCTTTGGCGACACCGTAACCTTGCACAACGTGAATCTTGAGATTGAAGACGGTGAGTTTGCCGTCTTTGTCGGTCCTTCCGGCTGCGGTAAATCGACAATGCTGCGCATGATTGCTGGACTAGAGGACATTAGCGAAGGGGAAGTGTTGATTGGTGACGAGGTGATGAACGACGTTGCCCCCTCCCACCGCGGCGTGGCGATGGTGTTTCAGTCCTATGCGCTCTACCCACATATGACGGTGGCCGAAAACATGGGCTACGGCCTGAAGGTCAATAAGGTGCCGAAAGATCAGATCCGCCATCAGGTCGAGATGGTGGCCAAAACGCTGCAGCTTTCCCACCTTCTGGATCGCAAACCTAAGCAGCTTTCCGGCGGCCAGCGCCAGCGTGTGGCTATTGGCCGCGCCATCGTGCGTAATCCGCGGGTCTTTATGTTCGACGAACCGCTCTCCAACCTGGATGCCGAGCTGCGCGTGGAGATGCGTCTGCATCTTGCCCGTCTGCACCAGGAACTGAAAACCACCATGGTGTATGTCACCCACGACCAGATAGAAGCGATGACCCTGGCTGATAAAATTGTGGTGATGAACTACGGAAAGGTTGAGCAGATGGGCGCGCCGATGGAACTCTACTACAAACCGGCGAACAAGTTCGTGGCCGGGTTTATCGGCTCGCCGAAGATGAATTTCCTGCCGGCAACGGTAGAGGCCTGGCAACCGGGTGAGCTGACGGTGAGATTATCCCAGCAGAAGACGCTCACACTGGCCCTGACCACCACACCGTTGAACGCAGGCAGCCCGGTGACGCTGGGCATTCGTCCGGAACATTTAACCACCGATCTCCGCCACGGCACGCGGCTGACGTTTAACTGTGAAGTGGTTGAGCGTCTGGGCAACAACACCTACCTCTTTGGTCAGTGCTACGGCCACGACAATGTGAAGATTTTGCTGCCGGGCGATGTGAAATTCGCGCCGTGGCAGCAAATTGATGTGGCTTTTGATGATCGCCACTGCATGGTGTTTGACGAGCAGGATGTGCGGGTGAGTGCCGACATCGATGAAGCGGTACGCTCGGTCGCTTAA
- a CDS encoding extracellular solute-binding protein: MKKNILAALILSTLAVQAHATTQLNVWEDIKKSSGIKDAVADFEKQYDVKVNLQEMPYAQQLEKLRLDGPAGIGPDVLVIPNDQLGGAVVQGLLTPLNLEAKQTEQYTPASINAFKMDNTLYGVPKAVETLVLIYNKDLIAKPLNSLQDWYDFSKQQRAKNQYGLLAKFDQIYYSWGAISPMGGYIFGKNDKGGYNASDVGLNKPGAVDAVTYLKKFYADDVFPAGIIGDNGLNAIDSLFTEKKAAAVINGPWAFQPYEAAGINYGVAPLPTLPDGKPMSSFLGVKGYVVSTWSKDKAMAQKFIEFINQPQYVKTRYIATREIPPLTAMIDDPLIKNDEKASAVAVQAARATAMPGIPEMGEVWAPANAALELSLTGKQDPKAALDSAEKQVQMQIEAMQASNQ, translated from the coding sequence ATGAAAAAGAACATACTCGCTGCTCTGATCCTCTCTACGCTCGCGGTGCAGGCTCACGCCACCACGCAGCTTAACGTCTGGGAAGACATCAAAAAGTCGTCCGGCATTAAAGACGCGGTCGCCGATTTCGAAAAGCAGTACGACGTTAAGGTTAACCTGCAGGAGATGCCTTACGCGCAGCAGCTGGAAAAACTGCGCCTCGACGGCCCGGCAGGAATTGGCCCGGACGTGCTGGTCATTCCCAATGATCAACTCGGCGGCGCGGTTGTGCAAGGGCTGCTGACCCCCCTGAATCTGGAGGCGAAGCAGACCGAACAGTACACGCCGGCGTCGATAAATGCCTTCAAAATGGATAACACCCTTTACGGTGTGCCGAAAGCGGTTGAGACGCTGGTGCTGATTTACAACAAAGACCTGATCGCGAAGCCGCTCAATTCACTTCAGGACTGGTATGACTTTTCTAAACAGCAGCGCGCCAAAAACCAGTACGGCCTGCTCGCCAAGTTCGACCAGATTTACTACAGCTGGGGGGCTATCTCCCCGATGGGCGGGTACATCTTCGGTAAAAACGATAAAGGCGGTTATAACGCCAGCGACGTGGGCCTGAACAAGCCGGGCGCGGTAGACGCGGTCACCTACCTGAAAAAATTCTATGCCGATGACGTATTCCCGGCGGGGATCATTGGCGATAACGGTCTGAATGCGATCGATTCTCTGTTTACCGAGAAAAAAGCGGCAGCCGTCATCAACGGTCCGTGGGCGTTCCAGCCGTATGAAGCGGCGGGCATTAACTACGGCGTTGCGCCGCTGCCGACGCTGCCGGACGGTAAGCCAATGAGTTCATTCCTGGGCGTGAAGGGCTATGTCGTCTCTACCTGGAGCAAAGACAAAGCCATGGCGCAGAAATTTATCGAATTTATCAACCAGCCGCAGTACGTCAAAACGCGCTATATCGCGACGCGTGAAATTCCGCCGCTGACCGCGATGATTGACGATCCGCTCATTAAGAACGACGAGAAAGCCAGCGCGGTTGCCGTGCAGGCCGCACGGGCGACAGCGATGCCGGGCATTCCGGAAATGGGTGAAGTCTGGGCTCCGGCGAACGCGGCCCTCGAGCTGAGCCTGACCGGTAAACAGGATCCGAAAGCCGCGCTCGACAGCGCAGAAAAACAGGTTCAGATGCAAATCGAAGCCATGCAGGCCAGCAACCAGTAG
- a CDS encoding amino acid ABC transporter permease yields MTEQLHFSALWPYWPSLLAGLWVTIQLTVMATLGGLAIGIFGAAIRSGRTTWFSRIWGGYVEIIRNTPFVVQLFFIVFGLPNLGLKMTAGEAALLAMVVNLGAYSTEIVRAGIQVTPKGQWEAGRVLGLTRLQTFIRVVLPPALQRIYPALVSQCIIVMLGSSVVSQVSYEELTFAANLIQSRTFLSFEVYLVTTGIYLVLSITLRQLMMAAGRKWLGVQA; encoded by the coding sequence ATGACAGAGCAACTCCATTTCTCTGCGCTCTGGCCGTACTGGCCGTCGCTGCTGGCAGGGCTGTGGGTCACCATTCAACTGACGGTGATGGCAACCCTCGGCGGGCTGGCGATCGGTATTTTCGGGGCGGCGATTCGCAGCGGCCGGACGACGTGGTTCAGCCGGATCTGGGGCGGCTACGTGGAGATTATCCGCAACACGCCCTTTGTCGTGCAGCTGTTTTTCATTGTGTTCGGTCTGCCGAATCTGGGGCTGAAGATGACGGCGGGCGAAGCGGCGCTGCTGGCAATGGTCGTCAACCTGGGTGCGTACAGCACGGAGATTGTCCGTGCCGGTATTCAGGTTACGCCCAAAGGACAGTGGGAGGCCGGCCGCGTGCTGGGGCTTACCCGCCTGCAAACGTTTATACGCGTGGTGCTGCCACCGGCCCTGCAGCGTATTTATCCGGCGCTGGTCAGCCAGTGCATTATCGTTATGCTCGGTTCGTCGGTGGTGTCGCAGGTCTCCTATGAAGAGCTGACTTTTGCCGCCAACCTGATTCAGTCAAGAACGTTCCTGAGCTTTGAGGTCTATCTGGTGACCACCGGAATTTACCTGGTGCTGTCAATTACCCTGCGCCAGCTAATGATGGCGGCAGGACGGAAGTGGCTGGGGGTACAGGCATGA
- a CDS encoding amino acid ABC transporter permease produces MTTFTDWDIIRNLLLAGRWTVLLSLVAFVGGAAVTLPLLLLRLTGGRTVKRLIRGYIELFQGTPLLMQLFLAFFGVALLGIDVSPWTAASLALTFYTSAFLLDIWFGSIRALPKGQWEASRCLGLTFGQTLFRVVAPQALRIAIAPTVGFAVQVIKGTALASIIGFIELTKAGTMLTNVTYQPFKVFALVALGYFILCYPLSRYSRYLETKFNASHHH; encoded by the coding sequence ATGACCACCTTTACCGACTGGGACATTATTCGCAATCTGCTGCTCGCCGGACGCTGGACGGTGCTGCTGTCGCTGGTGGCGTTTGTCGGCGGGGCGGCGGTAACGCTGCCGCTGTTGCTGTTGCGCCTCACGGGCGGGCGTACGGTAAAACGTCTTATCCGCGGCTATATCGAACTGTTTCAGGGCACGCCGCTGCTGATGCAACTGTTCCTGGCCTTCTTCGGCGTGGCGCTGTTGGGTATCGATGTTTCGCCGTGGACCGCCGCGTCGCTGGCCCTGACGTTCTACACCAGCGCCTTTTTGCTTGATATCTGGTTTGGCAGTATTCGTGCGCTGCCGAAAGGGCAGTGGGAGGCGTCGCGCTGTCTGGGGCTGACCTTCGGCCAGACGCTGTTTCGCGTGGTGGCTCCCCAGGCGTTACGCATCGCCATCGCCCCAACGGTGGGGTTCGCCGTGCAGGTGATTAAGGGGACCGCGCTGGCATCCATTATCGGTTTTATCGAGCTGACCAAGGCCGGGACGATGCTGACCAACGTGACCTATCAGCCGTTTAAAGTCTTTGCGCTGGTGGCGCTCGGCTACTTCATTCTGTGTTATCCGCTGTCGCGCTACAGCCGTTATCTGGAGACTAAATTCAATGCCTCTCATCACCATTAA
- a CDS encoding carbohydrate ABC transporter permease, with amino-acid sequence MSIIPEHFAKPRVAGRHAWTSLLLAVIPGFGQFYHRQWLKGVIFLVLLASFIGVFADFLREGLWGLVTLGEEVPRDNSIFLLAEGIISVLIAAFGVMVYYLSMRDAWVNGLKRDEGLQLNSVRKQYQMLLSDGFPYLMITPGFILLVFVVVFPILFGFAIAFTNYNLYHTPPAKLVDWVGFKNFINIFTLSIWRSTFFDVLQWTVVWTLLATTLQCTVGVLLAILVNQKDLRFKPLIRTIFILPWAVPGFVTILVFAGMFNDSFGVINNAILAFFGIAPKAWMTDPFWTKTALIMMQTWLGFPFVFAMTTGVLQAIPDDLYEAATMDGASSWTRLRTITLPLVLYAIAPILITQYTFNFNNFNIIYLFNNGGPAVVGSNAGGTDILVSWIYKLTMSSSQYAIAATITILLSVFVVGLALWQFRATKSFKNDDMA; translated from the coding sequence GTGAGTATCATCCCGGAACATTTTGCCAAACCGCGCGTGGCCGGGCGTCACGCCTGGACCAGCCTGCTGCTGGCGGTCATTCCCGGCTTCGGTCAGTTTTACCACCGTCAGTGGCTGAAAGGGGTCATCTTCCTGGTGCTGCTTGCCAGTTTTATCGGCGTATTTGCTGATTTTCTGCGCGAAGGGCTGTGGGGACTGGTGACGCTGGGTGAGGAGGTGCCACGCGACAACTCCATCTTCCTGCTGGCGGAGGGGATCATCAGCGTGTTAATCGCTGCGTTCGGCGTGATGGTGTATTACCTGTCGATGCGTGATGCGTGGGTCAATGGCCTGAAACGTGACGAAGGGTTGCAGCTTAACAGCGTGCGTAAACAGTATCAGATGCTATTGAGCGACGGCTTCCCGTATCTGATGATCACCCCGGGCTTTATCCTGCTGGTGTTTGTGGTGGTGTTTCCCATTTTGTTCGGGTTTGCCATCGCCTTTACCAATTACAACCTCTACCACACGCCGCCGGCTAAGCTGGTTGACTGGGTCGGGTTTAAGAACTTCATCAATATCTTTACGCTCTCTATCTGGCGTTCCACCTTCTTCGACGTGCTGCAGTGGACGGTGGTCTGGACGCTGCTCGCCACTACGCTGCAGTGTACGGTGGGCGTACTGCTGGCGATTCTGGTGAACCAGAAAGATTTACGCTTTAAGCCGCTGATCCGCACCATCTTTATTTTGCCGTGGGCGGTGCCGGGCTTTGTCACCATCCTGGTTTTCGCCGGGATGTTTAATGACTCGTTCGGGGTGATTAACAACGCCATTCTGGCCTTCTTTGGGATTGCGCCTAAAGCCTGGATGACCGATCCGTTCTGGACCAAAACGGCGCTGATCATGATGCAAACCTGGCTTGGTTTCCCGTTTGTTTTCGCCATGACCACCGGCGTGCTGCAGGCCATTCCTGATGACCTGTATGAAGCGGCCACCATGGACGGCGCCAGCAGCTGGACCCGGTTGCGGACCATTACGCTGCCGCTGGTGCTCTACGCCATAGCGCCGATCCTGATTACGCAATACACCTTTAACTTCAATAATTTCAACATCATCTATCTGTTCAATAACGGCGGGCCGGCGGTAGTGGGGTCGAATGCGGGCGGCACCGACATTCTGGTGTCGTGGATCTACAAACTGACGATGTCATCTTCGCAATATGCCATTGCGGCGACCATCACCATCCTGCTGTCTGTTTTTGTCGTCGGCCTGGCGTTATGGCAGTTCCGCGCCACCAAATCTTTCAAAAATGACGACATGGCGTAA
- a CDS encoding amino acid ABC transporter ATP-binding protein has translation MPLITINQVQKYYGDNHVLKGVDLDIDMGQVISIIGRSGSGKSTLLRCINGLEGYQDGSIKLGGMTITDRDSQAREISRSVGMVFQNFNLFPHMTTMENVMLAPRRVLKKSAAECQVLAQRMLEKVGLGDRLDYYPSSLSGGQQQRVAIARALAMSPKVLLCDEITSALDPELVGEVLKVLEQLAAEGMTLILVTHEMNFAREVGDRVVFMHQGRVWEQGDSKTLFANPQTTELKQFISSVRGLN, from the coding sequence ATGCCTCTCATCACCATTAATCAGGTGCAGAAGTACTACGGCGATAACCACGTGCTCAAGGGCGTGGATCTGGACATCGACATGGGCCAGGTCATTTCAATTATCGGGCGCAGCGGTTCGGGTAAAAGCACGCTGTTGCGCTGCATTAACGGCCTCGAAGGGTATCAGGACGGCAGCATCAAGCTCGGCGGCATGACCATTACCGACCGGGATTCCCAGGCGCGTGAAATCAGCCGCTCGGTCGGCATGGTATTTCAGAACTTCAACCTTTTCCCGCACATGACGACGATGGAAAACGTGATGCTCGCGCCACGTCGGGTGCTGAAGAAAAGCGCAGCAGAATGTCAGGTGCTGGCACAGCGCATGCTGGAGAAAGTCGGGCTGGGTGACCGTCTGGATTACTACCCGTCAAGCCTCTCCGGGGGCCAGCAGCAGCGCGTGGCGATTGCTCGTGCTCTGGCGATGTCGCCTAAAGTTTTACTCTGTGACGAGATAACTTCCGCGCTCGATCCGGAACTGGTAGGCGAAGTGCTCAAGGTGCTGGAACAACTGGCCGCTGAGGGGATGACGCTGATCCTGGTGACCCATGAAATGAATTTTGCCCGCGAAGTGGGCGACCGCGTGGTGTTTATGCATCAGGGGCGCGTCTGGGAGCAGGGCGACAGCAAAACGCTGTTCGCTAACCCACAGACCACTGAGCTTAAACAGTTTATCTCCTCCGTGCGCGGCCTCAATTAA
- a CDS encoding pyridoxal-phosphate-dependent aminotransferase family protein, whose product MDIAQFPQINPPQRLLMGPGPINADPRVLRAMSSQLIGQYDPAMTHYMNDVMALYRGVFRTENRWTMLVDGTSRAGIEAILVSAIRPGDKVLVPVFGRFGHLLCEIARRCRAEVHTIEVPWGEVFTPDRVEDAIKRVRPRLLLTVQGDTSTTMLQPLAELGAICRRYDVLFYTDATASLGGNALETDAWGLDAVSAGMQKCLGGPSGTSPVTLSPRMEEAIRRRKCIEEGIRTDAHRDGDEEMIYSNYFDLGMVMDYWGPERLNHHTEATTALFGARECARLILQEGLDNGIARHKLHGDALLKGIQAMGLETFGDLRHKMNNVLGVLIPQGVNGDQVRKLMLEDFGIEIGTSFGPLHGKVWRIGTMGYNARKDCVMTTLSALESVLNYLKFSTTQGAAMQAAWDHYRTETAL is encoded by the coding sequence ATGGATATCGCTCAATTTCCGCAAATCAATCCGCCACAACGTCTGCTGATGGGGCCGGGGCCGATCAACGCCGATCCGCGCGTGCTGCGTGCCATGTCGAGCCAGCTTATCGGCCAGTACGATCCGGCGATGACCCACTACATGAACGACGTCATGGCACTCTACCGCGGCGTGTTCCGCACGGAAAACCGCTGGACGATGCTGGTGGACGGCACCTCCCGCGCGGGAATTGAAGCGATTCTGGTATCGGCCATTCGTCCGGGGGACAAAGTGCTGGTGCCCGTTTTTGGTCGCTTCGGCCATCTGCTGTGCGAAATTGCCCGCCGCTGCCGCGCAGAGGTCCACACCATCGAGGTACCGTGGGGCGAGGTGTTCACACCGGATCGGGTGGAAGATGCCATTAAACGCGTGCGTCCGCGCCTGCTGTTAACCGTGCAGGGGGATACGTCCACCACCATGCTGCAGCCGCTTGCAGAACTCGGGGCAATCTGCCGTCGTTACGATGTCCTGTTCTATACCGATGCTACCGCGTCGCTCGGCGGCAACGCTCTGGAGACCGATGCCTGGGGGCTGGATGCGGTCTCGGCGGGGATGCAGAAATGTCTTGGCGGTCCGTCCGGTACCTCGCCCGTTACCCTGAGCCCGCGGATGGAAGAGGCAATCCGTCGCCGCAAATGCATCGAAGAGGGGATCCGTACCGATGCCCATCGCGACGGCGACGAAGAGATGATTTACTCCAACTATTTCGACCTCGGCATGGTGATGGATTACTGGGGACCCGAGCGTCTGAACCACCACACCGAAGCGACCACCGCGCTGTTTGGCGCCCGCGAATGTGCCCGCCTGATTCTGCAGGAAGGGCTGGATAACGGTATCGCCCGCCACAAGCTGCACGGGGATGCGCTGCTGAAAGGTATTCAGGCGATGGGACTCGAGACCTTCGGCGACCTCAGGCACAAGATGAACAACGTGCTGGGCGTGCTTATCCCTCAGGGCGTAAACGGTGACCAGGTGCGTAAACTGATGCTGGAGGATTTCGGCATTGAAATCGGTACTTCGTTTGGTCCGCTGCACGGCAAAGTGTGGCGTATTGGCACCATGGGCTATAACGCGCGTAAAGACTGCGTGATGACAACCCTGAGTGCGCTGGAGTCGGTACTGAACTACCTGAAGTTTTCCACTACGCAGGGTGCCGCGATGCAGGCCGCGTGGGATCATTACCGCACTGAGACGGCGCTATGA
- the hpxK gene encoding allantoate amidohydrolase has protein sequence MNHATRQQAAERVMARADALAAISETQDSLTRVYLSAQHLQANQLVGQWMNQAGMTVWQDSVGNICGRYEGEQEGAPAVLLGSHLDTVRNAGRYDGMLGVLAAIEVVDSLHQQGKRLAQAVEIVGFCDEEGTRFGITLLGSRALTGTWTAGWLDTCDARGISVAQAMVQAGLDPSRVAMAARRPDDFSACLELHIEQGPCLEQAGLALGVVEAINGARRLNCRFTGEAGHAGTVPMAHRKDALAAAAEWMVLIENTTRQHGGNLVATVGELRCLPGAVNVIPGEVALSLDIRGPQDAPLDLLLTVLLTQAQAIAARRGIHFAADEFYRIAATPCDTRLQALLAEAVESVQGKTLSLPSGAGHDTIALAERWPVGMLFVRCRAGVSHHPAESVMAEDVALAIDAFTRAVTRLAG, from the coding sequence ATGAATCACGCGACACGCCAGCAGGCGGCAGAACGTGTGATGGCCCGCGCCGATGCGCTGGCCGCCATCAGCGAAACCCAGGATTCCCTTACCCGCGTGTATCTCTCTGCCCAGCATCTGCAGGCTAACCAGCTGGTCGGGCAGTGGATGAACCAGGCGGGCATGACCGTCTGGCAGGACAGCGTGGGGAATATCTGCGGACGTTATGAAGGCGAGCAGGAGGGCGCACCGGCGGTATTGCTTGGCTCGCATCTGGATACCGTGCGCAATGCCGGACGCTACGATGGGATGCTGGGGGTGCTGGCGGCCATTGAAGTCGTTGACAGCCTGCACCAGCAGGGAAAACGGCTGGCGCAGGCCGTTGAGATTGTCGGCTTTTGCGATGAAGAGGGTACCCGCTTTGGTATCACGCTGTTGGGCAGCCGCGCCCTGACGGGCACCTGGACTGCGGGCTGGCTCGACACGTGCGATGCCAGAGGTATCAGCGTGGCGCAGGCGATGGTACAGGCAGGGTTAGATCCCAGCCGTGTCGCGATGGCCGCAAGACGCCCGGATGATTTCAGCGCCTGTCTGGAGCTGCATATTGAACAAGGACCGTGTCTGGAACAGGCCGGTCTGGCGCTGGGCGTGGTTGAAGCCATTAACGGTGCGCGTCGTCTGAACTGCCGCTTCACCGGTGAGGCCGGCCACGCCGGGACCGTGCCGATGGCGCATCGTAAGGACGCGCTGGCCGCCGCCGCCGAATGGATGGTGCTGATTGAAAACACCACCCGTCAGCACGGCGGCAACCTGGTGGCCACGGTGGGTGAGTTGCGCTGTCTGCCTGGTGCGGTAAACGTCATCCCCGGCGAGGTCGCGCTCTCGTTAGATATTCGCGGCCCGCAGGATGCGCCGCTTGACCTTCTGCTTACTGTACTGCTGACGCAGGCGCAGGCGATAGCGGCCCGTCGCGGAATACATTTTGCAGCCGACGAATTTTACCGAATCGCCGCCACGCCATGCGATACACGTCTGCAGGCGCTGCTGGCGGAGGCTGTAGAATCGGTGCAGGGGAAGACATTATCGCTGCCGAGCGGTGCCGGTCATGACACCATCGCCCTGGCGGAGCGCTGGCCGGTAGGGATGTTGTTTGTGCGGTGTAGGGCAGGCGTCAGCCACCATCCGGCGGAATCGGTGATGGCTGAGGATGTCGCGCTGGCGATTGATGCCTTTACGCGTGCGGTAACGCGTCTGGCGGGTTAA
- a CDS encoding transporter substrate-binding domain-containing protein encodes MKKLLIALTGAVCLFANLPAKADQLQDIEKRGTLRIAVPQDFPPFGSVGTDLQPQGYDIDMARYLAKQMKLKLQLVPVTSANRVPYLQTDKVDLVISSLGKNAEREKVIDFSRAYAPFFLGVFGPKGAELKDAAQLSGKTIGVTRGAVEDMVLTSLAPKDADVKRYEDNNTTLSAYLSGQVQYVATGNLVVAAISRQNAAKAPVPSFMLKDSPCFIGLKKNEPALKAKVDAVIEQGIKDGTLNSLSEQWLKAPLPASLGV; translated from the coding sequence ATGAAAAAGTTATTGATTGCACTGACCGGGGCCGTCTGTCTGTTTGCAAACCTGCCAGCAAAAGCTGACCAGCTTCAGGATATTGAGAAACGCGGCACTCTTCGTATCGCCGTCCCGCAGGATTTTCCTCCGTTTGGTTCAGTCGGGACCGATCTCCAGCCGCAGGGCTACGACATCGACATGGCGCGCTATCTGGCAAAACAGATGAAGCTCAAGCTGCAGCTGGTGCCGGTGACCAGTGCCAACCGCGTGCCGTATCTGCAAACCGATAAGGTGGATCTGGTGATCTCAAGCCTCGGTAAAAACGCCGAGCGTGAAAAGGTGATCGATTTTAGCCGTGCCTATGCGCCGTTCTTCCTCGGCGTGTTCGGCCCGAAAGGGGCTGAACTGAAAGATGCTGCTCAGCTGAGTGGAAAAACCATTGGCGTGACGCGCGGCGCGGTGGAGGACATGGTGCTGACCAGCCTTGCGCCGAAAGATGCAGACGTCAAACGCTACGAAGACAATAACACCACCCTGTCGGCTTACCTGTCCGGTCAGGTCCAGTACGTGGCGACAGGCAATCTGGTCGTGGCGGCGATTTCCCGCCAGAACGCCGCCAAAGCCCCGGTTCCGAGCTTTATGCTGAAGGACTCGCCGTGCTTTATCGGGCTGAAGAAAAACGAACCGGCGCTGAAAGCGAAAGTTGATGCGGTGATCGAGCAGGGAATTAAAGACGGCACCCTGAATAGCCTCTCTGAGCAGTGGCTGAAAGCGCCGTTGCCGGCAAGCCTGGGCGTGTAA